In one window of Methanococcoides methylutens DNA:
- the ribB gene encoding 3,4-dihydroxy-2-butanone-4-phosphate synthase: protein MSSNENYTDNINKALKAAQNGEMFFIFDSDSREGETDFVIAAGAVTPDDVRWMRRDGGGLICVALDSESSEKLGLPFISDILRDEVENYPALGTTVERGGDLAYDSRSSFSIWVNHRRTRTGIPDNDRALTINELSNITEKVLDGENIDFGSEFRTPGHVALLRAADRLVHERRGQTELSIAIAKMADVTPAMVVCEMLDDASGKALSREDAMEYARLHDLVFLEGQEIVDAYEQWEKA from the coding sequence ATGAGTTCCAATGAAAATTACACTGATAACATCAATAAAGCATTGAAGGCCGCGCAGAACGGCGAGATGTTCTTCATCTTCGATTCCGACAGCCGTGAAGGAGAGACTGATTTTGTGATCGCTGCAGGAGCTGTCACTCCTGATGACGTGCGCTGGATGCGCAGGGACGGTGGCGGACTGATCTGTGTAGCGCTTGACAGTGAATCTTCTGAAAAGCTTGGACTTCCATTCATTTCCGATATTCTGCGCGATGAGGTCGAGAACTACCCTGCCCTTGGCACTACCGTTGAAAGGGGCGGAGATCTTGCCTACGACAGCCGCTCTTCATTCTCCATATGGGTGAACCACAGGAGAACACGAACAGGAATCCCTGACAATGACAGGGCACTGACCATAAACGAGCTTTCAAATATCACCGAAAAGGTCCTTGATGGCGAAAATATCGATTTCGGCTCTGAGTTCCGTACACCTGGCCACGTTGCACTTCTGCGTGCAGCTGACAGGCTGGTCCATGAGCGCAGGGGACAGACCGAACTCTCCATTGCGATCGCAAAGATGGCGGATGTCACACCTGCAATGGTGGTCTGTGAGATGCTTGATGATGCCAGCGGCAAGGCCCTTTCCAGAGAAGATGCAATGGAATATGCCCGTCTGCATGACCTCGTGTTCCTTGAAGGACAGGAGATTGTGGATGCGTATGAGCAGTGGGAGAAAGCTTAA
- a CDS encoding DUF2178 domain-containing protein: MKIRKDKHTLRGLATILGMLLLGLVLWQFQFYGAGASLIFMGLMLTVIFLYTATKPREYFIRDERTVRTNEKAGYHAFLILVMCLGILTMANWSTEILYKDVSGPLAIIALGSWNILRWYYDKKGYETDP, from the coding sequence ATGAAAATAAGAAAAGACAAACACACTCTGCGGGGTTTGGCTACAATTCTGGGAATGCTGCTGTTGGGTCTGGTTCTGTGGCAATTCCAGTTCTACGGGGCCGGTGCATCATTGATTTTTATGGGTTTAATGCTCACGGTAATATTCCTGTACACCGCTACAAAACCCCGGGAATACTTTATCCGTGATGAAAGGACTGTAAGAACTAATGAAAAAGCAGGGTACCATGCCTTCTTGATACTTGTAATGTGTCTGGGAATCCTGACAATGGCAAACTGGTCCACCGAAATACTTTACAAGGATGTGAGTGGGCCTTTGGCCATTATCGCGTTGGGTTCATGGAATATTCTGAGATGGTATTATGATAAGAAAGGCTATGAGACAGATCCATGA
- a CDS encoding winged helix-turn-helix domain-containing protein/riboflavin kinase, which translates to MHRINSLKHLALLGALKRPVKISSSEFTKYTSTSSKTAARTLKQLEEEGLIKRSIIPEGQMISITDEGRTWLEREYSDYRHIFCGDEKKVELYGNVITGLGEGQYYIAQEGYRSQFEEKLDFVPYPGTLNVRLTDHSADVQKNTGRKDMIQISGFTNGQRTFGSCNCYFVEVEGIPGAVVTPERSHYPHDLLEIISPVHLRETLNLKDGDEVKITIEDRSACE; encoded by the coding sequence ATGCATCGCATAAATTCCTTGAAACACCTGGCCCTTTTGGGCGCACTCAAGAGACCTGTGAAGATCTCGTCCAGTGAGTTTACCAAATACACTTCCACCAGTTCCAAGACAGCTGCAAGAACGTTAAAACAGCTTGAGGAGGAAGGCCTGATCAAACGCAGCATCATCCCTGAAGGCCAGATGATCTCCATAACCGATGAAGGTCGTACATGGCTTGAGAGGGAATACAGTGATTACAGACACATCTTCTGTGGAGATGAAAAGAAGGTGGAGCTGTACGGAAATGTGATAACAGGGCTTGGTGAAGGCCAGTACTACATCGCTCAGGAAGGTTACCGCTCCCAGTTCGAGGAAAAGCTGGATTTCGTACCTTATCCGGGTACGCTTAATGTGAGACTTACCGATCATAGTGCAGACGTACAGAAGAACACCGGCCGGAAGGATATGATACAAATTTCCGGTTTTACCAACGGTCAGCGTACTTTTGGAAGCTGCAATTGCTATTTTGTGGAGGTTGAAGGCATCCCCGGTGCAGTGGTGACACCTGAACGTTCACATTACCCCCATGACCTGCTGGAGATCATATCCCCTGTCCATCTCAGGGAGACACTTAATCTCAAGGACGGGGATGAAGTAAAGATTACAATAGAAGACCGAAGTGCATGTGAGTGA
- a CDS encoding DUF2178 domain-containing protein, which yields MEADIVSFVPGIIGISIGIMVHSIYSIWRKRTGYYEHGGRTRTEKVRGIVVICTIAVLMMLSALILWDMIISGDTLGLFKSETHEALAIIFPVLLITGALMSSIYDFRLKKTGEPEHDERTEKVTGKAAKSTIVVLMAACAIILWGDIFGLFKLETRETLAILFPVLMLSMLGFVTYYNSKEF from the coding sequence ATGGAAGCGGATATAGTCAGCTTTGTGCCGGGAATTATTGGAATTTCAATAGGAATTATGGTTCACTCCATATACAGCATCTGGCGTAAAAGAACCGGATATTATGAGCATGGTGGAAGGACAAGGACAGAAAAAGTGAGAGGAATAGTCGTAATATGTACGATTGCTGTGTTAATGATGCTATCTGCTTTGATTCTCTGGGATATGATAATCTCTGGAGACACTTTAGGTTTGTTCAAATCAGAAACACATGAAGCGCTGGCAATAATATTTCCGGTTTTACTGATTACTGGAGCTTTAATGTCCTCTATTTACGATTTCAGGCTAAAAAAAACCGGAGAGCCTGAACATGATGAGCGTACAGAAAAAGTGACAGGAAAAGCTGCAAAATCCACGATTGTTGTGCTGATGGCTGCATGTGCTATAATTCTCTGGGGCGATATTTTTGGTTTGTTCAAACTGGAAACACGCGAAACGCTGGCAATACTGTTTCCGGTTTTGATGCTATCAATGCTGGGCTTTGTCACCTACTACAATTCAAAGGAATTTTAA
- a CDS encoding DUF2178 domain-containing protein: protein MAVDIISFIGVIVGVTIGFLIVNRGRKKSGEPEQDERTEKVAGKAANSSIIVLLLAMAVILWGDLFELFKIETGQSISILFFTLMISLITFRRHYSSKEI from the coding sequence ATGGCAGTGGATATAATCAGCTTTATAGGAGTAATCGTTGGAGTTACGATAGGATTTTTAATTGTTAACCGGGGGCGTAAAAAATCTGGAGAACCTGAACAGGATGAAAGAACAGAGAAGGTGGCAGGAAAAGCTGCAAATAGCTCGATTATTGTGCTACTATTGGCAATGGCTGTGATTCTCTGGGGAGATCTTTTTGAGTTGTTCAAAATAGAAACAGGTCAATCTATATCAATATTATTTTTTACCTTAATGATATCGCTGATAACTTTCCGTCGCCACTACAGTTCAAAAGAAATTTGA
- a CDS encoding ABC transporter ATP-binding protein → MKKVFGDFLAVDSVAFSVEEGEVFGFLGPNGAGKTTTMRMIQCISPMTSGKLEVFGMDVNDHQREIKFNMGVVPQENNLDPDFTVYENLLVFSRYFDIPESEARRRVDELLEFVHLEEKRDTMTESLSGGMKRRLVLARALINRPRMLILDEPTVGLDPQSRHLMWDKLKGLKKEGVTIVLTTHYLEEASQLCDRLVIMDNGKILVEGSPEEMISENIGPAIVETEADPNVISCLDKHQANYEILGDEVQIYTDKPQEVTDHLLSECKLTSVTARASTLEDVFLKLTGRKLRE, encoded by the coding sequence TTGAAGAAGGTATTCGGAGACTTTCTGGCCGTGGATTCTGTGGCCTTTTCTGTGGAAGAGGGAGAAGTGTTCGGTTTCCTGGGACCCAATGGTGCGGGCAAGACCACTACCATGCGTATGATACAGTGCATCTCTCCGATGACCTCAGGTAAGCTGGAGGTTTTCGGGATGGATGTGAACGATCACCAGCGTGAGATCAAGTTCAATATGGGTGTTGTTCCGCAGGAGAACAATCTTGATCCTGATTTTACTGTTTATGAGAATCTCCTTGTTTTTTCACGATATTTTGACATTCCTGAAAGTGAGGCCAGAAGGAGAGTGGACGAGCTTCTTGAGTTCGTGCATCTGGAGGAGAAGCGCGATACTATGACCGAATCCCTGTCGGGTGGTATGAAGAGGCGGCTGGTGCTTGCACGAGCATTGATTAACAGACCCAGGATGCTGATACTGGATGAGCCTACGGTGGGGCTGGACCCGCAGTCAAGGCATTTGATGTGGGATAAGCTCAAGGGGCTTAAGAAGGAAGGGGTGACCATTGTGCTTACCACGCATTACCTTGAGGAAGCTTCCCAGCTGTGTGATCGGCTCGTGATCATGGATAATGGCAAGATACTGGTGGAAGGCAGTCCTGAAGAAATGATCAGTGAGAACATAGGTCCTGCCATAGTGGAAACCGAAGCTGATCCTAATGTTATTTCATGTCTTGATAAGCATCAGGCGAACTATGAGATCCTCGGGGATGAAGTACAGATTTATACTGATAAACCCCAAGAAGTGACGGACCATTTGCTATCGGAGTGTAAGCTTACCAGTGTCACTGCAAGGGCATCGACGCTTGAGGATGTGTTCCTGAAGCTTACTGGCAGGAAACTGAGGGAGTGA
- a CDS encoding helix-turn-helix transcriptional regulator gives MKTRIKELRARYNLTQDELAKRVGVRRETILFLEKGKYNPSLKLAYTIAKVFDSKIEDVFIFDEE, from the coding sequence ATGAAAACCAGAATCAAAGAACTCCGGGCCAGATATAATCTTACGCAGGACGAGCTTGCGAAAAGGGTCGGGGTCAGGAGAGAAACGATCCTGTTTCTGGAAAAGGGAAAGTACAACCCTTCTCTGAAATTAGCCTATACCATTGCAAAGGTTTTTGATTCAAAGATAGAGGATGTATTTATTTTTGATGAAGAATGA
- a CDS encoding ion transporter, which yields MVYRLCKEGENRPDSNGWRLKLYKLIFESYSPYGKYFDVALIAAIVLSVIVVMLDSVHSISSVHHEKLYMAELIFTALFTIEYFLRIISVKSKVRYATSFFGVIDLLAIIPTYFSMLLPGSQYLLIIRVLRLLRIFRVLKLVQYLSEAEILVQALKDSSKKITVFTFTVMNLVIILGSIMYVIEGEQNGFTSIPRSIFWAVTTLTTVGYGDLVPVTPLGQAMASVVMLLGYSIIAVPTGIITHSIINRSMDAMPVEIAEEMKDVAVNIVCHNCGLLGHDTDAYYCKYCGAKL from the coding sequence ATGGTATACAGATTGTGCAAAGAGGGGGAGAACAGACCGGATTCCAATGGCTGGCGTTTGAAGCTCTACAAATTGATATTTGAATCCTATTCACCTTATGGAAAATATTTTGATGTTGCCTTGATCGCAGCGATCGTTCTGAGTGTTATCGTAGTAATGCTCGACAGTGTCCACTCGATCAGCAGTGTTCACCATGAGAAGCTCTACATGGCAGAACTGATATTCACTGCCCTGTTTACCATTGAGTATTTCCTGAGGATCATTAGTGTCAAAAGCAAAGTACGTTATGCAACCAGTTTTTTTGGTGTCATCGATCTTCTTGCCATAATTCCAACTTATTTTAGCATGCTTCTGCCAGGAAGCCAGTATCTGCTAATAATAAGAGTATTGCGATTGCTAAGGATATTCAGGGTGCTCAAACTTGTCCAGTACCTCTCAGAGGCCGAAATACTGGTACAGGCCCTTAAAGACAGCAGTAAAAAAATAACTGTTTTCACATTTACTGTCATGAACCTTGTAATAATACTAGGTTCCATTATGTATGTCATTGAAGGAGAGCAAAACGGATTTACAAGCATCCCACGAAGCATCTTCTGGGCTGTAACAACACTGACAACTGTGGGATACGGGGATCTGGTACCTGTTACTCCACTTGGGCAGGCAATGGCATCCGTTGTAATGTTACTCGGTTATTCCATAATAGCGGTTCCCACAGGCATCATTACCCATTCTATTATTAACAGGAGCATGGATGCCATGCCTGTAGAGATAGCAGAAGAGATGAAGGATGTTGCAGTGAACATCGTATGCCACAACTGTGGCTTGCTGGGTCACGATACTGATGCTTATTACTGTAAATACTGCGGAGCCAAACTTTGA